Part of the Bacillota bacterium genome is shown below.
CCGTACAGCGGAAATTCATAGCTGTCTTTTAACAGATCGATTAGCATTGCGCAGCCAATGCGATCATCAAGAGCTTTGGCTTTGATTTTATCAGGACCCATTTCCGCATACTTAGTAGTGAAATAAGCTAAATCGCCTATGCTTACTAAGCGCTCAGCCTCTTCTTTTTTAGTAGCCCCGATATCGATGTACAGCTCGTCAATGGATAAGGCTTTATTCCGCTCGTCTGGTCGCTGCAGATGGATAGGTTTAGAGCCGATAACACCGGGGACGCGATTTTTTCCAATGACAACCGTTTTAGCTACGAGAACGCGCGGATCGATTCCACCAATGGGATTAAATTTCAGCAGCCCGGAGTTTTCGATGCTTAAAATCATCAACGCTACTTCATCCATATGCGCTGCCAGCATTACTTTCGGCCCTTGTTTGACTCCGTTTTTTACTGTAATCAAATTGCCTAAAGCATCGGTTTTGATTTCATCGACTATTCCGGTTACTTCTTTTCGGATAAGATCCCGGACTTCATGCTCTTGCCCCGGTCCGCCGCAGGCTTCAGTCAGTCTTTTTAAAAGCACTTTAATCCCTCCACAAATTCCTGATCTAATTCAGAAATAAATTTTGCAAGTAAACGTGCTGTCTTGCGGACATCTTCATAGTTCAGCGTTTCAACAGCCGTGTGCATATATCTGAGCGGCAGCGAGAGCAGAGCAGTAGGAATTCCATCTTGAGTAATTTGAATTGCATATGCATCGGTTCCGCCTGGGCGGGTTGCCGGCTCGAGGGTATAGCTGATATTCCAATCTTTTGCTGTCTGCACAAACCGTTCATAGAGCTTTGGATGGACGTGGGGTCCAAGGGCAATTCCTGGTCCTCCGCCTACTTTAATCGTGCGGTAATCCTGAACCCCGGGCATATCTCCGTGTCCGACATCCAGAGCAATGCCTATATCAGGCATAATTCCATATGTACTGGTTGTGGCTCCGCGGACACCGACTTCTTCCTGGACTGTGGCGACAGCGTAAACATCAGCTAGATGGTTAACATTCTGCAGTTCTTTCAGGCACTCCAGCATGACAGCCACACAGGCGCGATCATCCATCGCCTTGCCGGCTAGATGCGAACCATTAAGATTTACAACCTGCTGATTGATGGTGACTAAATCACCAACACTTACCAATTCCTCTACCTGTTTGCGGTTGTCATAACCAATGTCAATGTATAACTCATCCATTGGAACCGCGCTGGTCCGCTCTGCTGGAGTCTGAATGTGGGGAGGCTTGGCTCCGATCACGCCTAATAGTTTTTCCTTACCGTGGACAATAACTTCCTGAGCAAGCAGCACGCGCTGATCGATTCCGCCTATTGTGCTGAAGCGCAGAAAACCTTCGTCTTCGATCTTAGTAATAATTAAGCCAATTTCGTCCATATGAGCTGCCAGCATCACCTTAGGACCCGGCTTGCCATTACTTTTTGTAGCCCGCTTCAGCATGACCAGGTTTCCCAGCTTGTCGCGGCGGATTTCATCTGCCCATGGACAGTTCTGCTCTAAATAATCCGCAAGCTCGTGTTCATAACCGGAAACCCCTGCAGCTTCTGACAGGTTGATCAAGATATCTTTAACGTTCAACTCCAATCACTCCTTTTCGTGGTTATTTTCATTCTAAGGATCGTATCTTTTCTGCATCCGTCTGAGGATATTGATTTGGGTGTTAAGCAGCTGGTCGCACTCAAGGATGGCGTGCTGAAGGTCCTTGTTCTTTTCTTTGTCAACTAATTGATAGGATTCCTCAAAAAGACGTTTTTCGTCAGCAAGCCTATCCAAAAGTCGCCAAATAATATCCTTTGGTTCCAATCTCTGCTCATCCTCTCCATAATCAATCTTTTTCCATTATAACACAGGTGAGCGATTATACGAACAGTGATTGTGCAGGCGTCGATTATTTGATATACTAACATGGATATTTTCTAGAAAGAAGGGAAAACGATGGAGCTGGATGCATTAATTGTTCAGCTGAAGCAGATGGAGCGCAGACCGGTAATCGGACTGGCACTTGCAGGCGGGAGCGCTTATGGTATTGCCCACATAGGGGTGCTTCGCTATCTTGAGGAAATCGGGATGCCCATCGATGTAGTTGCAGGGACTTCGGCAGGATCGGCAGCCGGAGCAGTTTGGCTCAGCGGGATAACTAGTAATAAGATGTACGAGATAGTCAAGTCAACCGACTGGTGGTTTTTGGCAAAACCGGTCGCTTTCAAAAGTGGACTAATGAGTTCAGAAGGTATCGAGAAGTGGATTGTTCG
Proteins encoded:
- a CDS encoding M42 family metallopeptidase, with translation MLLKRLTEACGGPGQEHEVRDLIRKEVTGIVDEIKTDALGNLITVKNGVKQGPKVMLAAHMDEVALMILSIENSGLLKFNPIGGIDPRVLVAKTVVIGKNRVPGVIGSKPIHLQRPDERNKALSIDELYIDIGATKKEEAERLVSIGDLAYFTTKYAEMGPDKIKAKALDDRIGCAMLIDLLKDSYEFPLYGVFTVQEEVGLRGAGTAAYQVEPDIALVLEGTTASDVPEIPEHKHATSVGKGPSLTVMDSSVIPDPRLVAKLMKLAEKHNIPVQYRRHTAGGTDAGKIQQSRTGVRTAVIALPCRYIHSPAAICSKSDYENAVKLVKAFLRSIEEEGGEF
- a CDS encoding M42 family metallopeptidase, giving the protein MNVKDILINLSEAAGVSGYEHELADYLEQNCPWADEIRRDKLGNLVMLKRATKSNGKPGPKVMLAAHMDEIGLIITKIEDEGFLRFSTIGGIDQRVLLAQEVIVHGKEKLLGVIGAKPPHIQTPAERTSAVPMDELYIDIGYDNRKQVEELVSVGDLVTINQQVVNLNGSHLAGKAMDDRACVAVMLECLKELQNVNHLADVYAVATVQEEVGVRGATTSTYGIMPDIGIALDVGHGDMPGVQDYRTIKVGGGPGIALGPHVHPKLYERFVQTAKDWNISYTLEPATRPGGTDAYAIQITQDGIPTALLSLPLRYMHTAVETLNYEDVRKTARLLAKFISELDQEFVEGLKCF